One Paenibacillus crassostreae DNA segment encodes these proteins:
- a CDS encoding extracellular solute-binding protein — MKSMRKGITLTLITVLLILTACGNGNTASKTDNVTQDPNDPFGKYSDIITINIGKEVDSADKSLPSGDTPENNTYTRYVKEKLNIETKIIWQAGVGKDYTQKVNLSIASDDLPDALVVTDTQLRQMVKSNQLADLTEAYEQYASPTLKSIIETTEGLAMKSVTFDGKMYALPNVTAESDMQHIMWIRKDWLEKLNLEVPRNIEDLEKVAKAFVEQDPDGNGKADTIGITGPQSGGLLNADFINPNNNNYGFDPVFGAYHSYPGFWLEGADGKPTYGSIEPETKEALAKLRDLYAKGLIDQEMSIRKDAQELIKNGTSGIYFGLWWAGGYGPLADAIKNNPEANWQAYSLLDSNGEFTPHMGTPSNQYLVVRKDYKYPEAAIKMENLLLRDESTFDVNVGIGNYPLRIVFAPMDEMYVTYNMMKEVMAGTKTAEELDIPGYKLLKADAENIKKVKLEPYDNMDIQYWDPNADNGAWKRMYSTMVGIAPLMEPYKKTYSLTYSQTKTMESKWATLDKMEKETFLKIIMGAAPLDTFDTFVEDWKKQGGDEILAEVAELAK, encoded by the coding sequence ATGAAGAGTATGAGAAAAGGCATTACCTTGACATTGATAACGGTGTTGCTGATCCTAACAGCATGTGGAAATGGCAATACTGCTAGTAAGACAGATAATGTTACTCAAGACCCAAACGACCCGTTCGGTAAGTACAGTGATATCATCACAATTAACATTGGTAAAGAAGTGGATTCAGCGGATAAAAGCTTACCTTCTGGAGATACACCAGAGAACAATACCTATACAAGATATGTAAAAGAGAAATTGAATATAGAAACAAAGATTATTTGGCAAGCTGGAGTTGGGAAGGATTACACGCAAAAAGTTAACCTGTCTATTGCTAGTGATGATCTTCCAGATGCACTTGTTGTGACGGATACACAACTTAGACAGATGGTGAAAAGTAATCAACTGGCTGACCTGACTGAGGCATATGAGCAATACGCTTCGCCTACACTCAAATCCATTATTGAGACAACTGAGGGACTCGCTATGAAGTCCGTGACATTTGACGGTAAAATGTATGCATTGCCTAACGTAACAGCGGAATCCGATATGCAGCATATCATGTGGATTCGTAAGGATTGGTTAGAGAAATTGAATCTTGAGGTACCAAGAAACATAGAAGATTTAGAGAAAGTTGCAAAAGCATTTGTTGAACAAGATCCTGATGGGAACGGGAAAGCGGATACCATCGGTATCACCGGTCCACAATCAGGTGGGCTGCTAAATGCAGATTTTATTAATCCTAACAACAACAACTATGGTTTTGACCCAGTCTTCGGTGCGTATCATTCCTATCCAGGATTTTGGTTAGAAGGTGCTGATGGGAAGCCAACATATGGTTCGATTGAACCGGAAACGAAAGAAGCGCTTGCCAAACTACGTGACTTGTATGCTAAGGGACTAATTGATCAAGAGATGAGCATTCGTAAGGATGCGCAAGAATTAATTAAGAATGGAACCTCAGGTATTTATTTCGGTCTTTGGTGGGCAGGAGGATATGGACCCTTAGCGGATGCCATTAAGAACAATCCAGAAGCAAATTGGCAGGCTTATTCCCTCTTAGATAGTAATGGAGAATTCACACCACATATGGGTACACCTTCGAATCAATATCTCGTTGTTCGCAAGGACTATAAGTATCCAGAAGCAGCTATTAAGATGGAGAATCTCCTATTAAGAGATGAATCTACATTTGATGTGAATGTAGGTATTGGTAATTATCCACTACGGATCGTATTTGCCCCAATGGATGAAATGTATGTTACCTACAATATGATGAAGGAAGTTATGGCGGGAACCAAGACAGCAGAGGAGTTGGATATTCCCGGTTATAAATTATTGAAGGCAGACGCTGAGAATATTAAGAAAGTTAAACTTGAGCCATATGACAATATGGATATCCAATATTGGGACCCTAATGCGGATAATGGTGCCTGGAAGCGAATGTACTCTACCATGGTTGGTATTGCACCACTTATGGAGCCATACAAGAAAACGTACAGTTTAACGTATTCACAAACGAAGACGATGGAGAGTAAATGGGCTACGCTCGACAAGATGGAGAAAGAAACATTCCTTAAGATCATTATGGGAGCAGCACCCCTTGATACATTCGATACGTTCGTAGAGGATTGGAAGAAGCAGGGTGGAGATGAAATTCTGGCAGAAGTAGCAGAATTGGCGAAGTAA
- a CDS encoding response regulator transcription factor: MIRVIIVDDDKLVRKGLISAMPWQNFGMSVVGEASNGEKALEFLDEHEVDLMLTDLSMPVMSGIELMRIVRKRYPHVHVVVLTLHQDFEYIQEAMRLGAIDYIAKVQLEKEKFEEVLGRIHNRILEHEQLRIGGLSRQDNHEDRFIVNQTYVLLSINRVSSGNPTSTWIPRYNEGVVELGHNLFLFTPSNSVEGERWLETLVKEIESRSEWAIIDLNGILDLSTQEVYGWIQEYKENDFFYDYNPTRRIIGKSIRTVDHAREDLIEDTMNLFKVNWYALEWVYQDAVYYKILEELKTYHLPQAKLIGFLYAFLDHWNNQFVKISPISVQLQDSLDSWQQVEVWFTQMRHQIRHALNKTGFSPEVIKCIMNAVVFIHEEFDHQLTATDIAKRVNMSRSYFSQCFKEIVGKSFNQYLRETRIEKAKHYLQYSNKTILWIAGNVGYEDDKYFSRSFREHTGMLPSEYRIKVQEGRVVSGK; the protein is encoded by the coding sequence ATGATTAGAGTGATTATCGTTGATGATGATAAGTTGGTTCGCAAAGGTCTCATATCTGCTATGCCTTGGCAGAACTTCGGAATGTCAGTTGTCGGAGAAGCAAGTAACGGTGAGAAAGCACTTGAATTTCTCGATGAACATGAGGTTGATCTAATGCTAACAGATCTCTCTATGCCGGTTATGTCCGGGATTGAACTGATGCGAATCGTGCGAAAGAGGTATCCCCATGTGCATGTCGTTGTATTGACGCTCCATCAGGATTTTGAATATATACAGGAAGCGATGAGACTTGGGGCCATAGATTATATTGCTAAGGTTCAGCTTGAGAAGGAGAAGTTTGAAGAGGTTCTCGGGAGGATTCATAACCGCATATTAGAACATGAACAATTAAGAATTGGTGGGCTGAGTAGACAAGATAATCATGAGGATCGGTTCATCGTTAATCAGACCTATGTATTGCTATCTATAAATCGTGTTTCTAGTGGTAACCCTACAAGCACTTGGATACCTAGATATAATGAGGGTGTAGTAGAACTAGGACACAATCTCTTTCTCTTTACCCCATCGAATAGTGTTGAAGGTGAACGCTGGCTAGAAACACTTGTGAAGGAGATAGAATCAAGATCAGAATGGGCAATTATAGATTTGAACGGAATTCTAGATTTATCAACTCAAGAAGTGTATGGCTGGATCCAAGAATATAAGGAAAATGATTTCTTCTACGATTACAATCCAACTAGGAGAATTATTGGGAAGTCTATACGAACGGTAGATCATGCACGAGAGGATCTTATAGAAGATACAATGAATCTGTTTAAGGTGAATTGGTATGCTTTGGAATGGGTATATCAAGATGCTGTTTACTACAAGATTTTAGAGGAATTAAAGACATATCACTTGCCACAGGCTAAACTTATTGGATTTCTTTACGCATTCTTAGATCATTGGAACAATCAATTTGTCAAAATCAGTCCAATTTCTGTTCAACTTCAGGATTCACTAGACTCTTGGCAACAGGTAGAAGTATGGTTTACTCAAATGCGTCATCAGATTCGTCATGCTTTGAATAAGACAGGATTCTCACCAGAGGTTATTAAATGTATTATGAATGCGGTAGTGTTCATTCATGAGGAGTTTGATCATCAGCTGACTGCCACAGACATCGCCAAAAGAGTCAACATGAGTCGAAGTTACTTTAGTCAATGTTTCAAGGAGATTGTCGGTAAAAGTTTCAATCAATATTTACGAGAAACACGTATCGAGAAAGCCAAACATTACCTGCAATACAGTAATAAAACCATTCTCTGGATCGCTGGTAATGTAGGATACGAAGATGATAAATATTTCAGTCGCTCCTTCCGCGAACATACGGGTATGCTCCCAAGTGAGTATCGTATCAAAGTGCAAGAGGGTAGAGTAGTGTCTGGAAAATAG